GGGCTGAGGCGAGGGTCCAGACAGGCGCTCCGGGGAGGACCCGGGGCGCCTTTTGCTGTCCCTACCGGGGATAGAGGTCGCGGAAGTACGGTCCTTGCGATTTTGCCTGGGCACGCAGGGTGGCGAGGGGGAGCGTGACCGTCTCTGCGCATGCGGCCACGACGTGCGGCAGGCCCGTGGGTGTGAGCGCCAGCCCCTGCGGGGTGAGGTGGGCTGTCAACTCCAACCCGTCCCCCGTCAGCACCTCCCGGCACTCGGCGTCCGCGCCGCTGCGGGCGAGGTAGAGGGTGGACAGACGCGCGGGCGTCAACCCCGGCCAGATCGCCGTGACCGGCACCGGGCGGCCCGTGGCCCGGTCGAGGATCAGGCCCACGTCGAAATTGTCGGGGTGGGCGCCGCCGCAGTAGTAGCCCGCATTCTCGAACAGGCTGACGAGGTGGGAGCGCAGGAGGGTCACCTGAGCCTCCACCCCGTAGGCGTCCTCGCCCGACCCCTCCAGCCCCGCCCGGCAGTCGAGGGCATTCGCAGCGTGTTCGAGCTGCCGGTCTTGCAGGGCCGCGTTCAGGGCGGCGCTCCCGCCCGGCACGCGCGGGGAGTGCACGCCGCTCAGCGGCTCCCGGACGCGGGCACCCCCGGCCTCTCGCACCCAGGCCCGGTTGAGCTTGAGGAAGGTGAGGGGATCGGAGCCTCGCAACCGCCGCAGGCCGGGGGAGTCGGGGAGGTTGAGGGGCAGGCGCGTCACGTCCAGTGGGGCGAGCGAGACGGGGAGGGTCCTCCGCCCGTCCGGGCTTGTCCAACTTCCCCGCAGTCCTGCCCCGGCCCGTTCGAGACGCAGGCAGCCCGTGACCTTCGTGCCCGCGAGCGTCCAGACTTCCTCGCGCAGCAGCAGGACTGTGCCCGCGCGGCCCGGCTTCAGGCGAATATTGACGCCGAAGCGTTCGTAGAAGTAGCGGGCGGCCTCGCCGTCGTCGCGCGGACCCAGTTCCAGGGCGACCGCCTGTCCCCCCAGCGTGCCGTGGAAGACTCCCGACTTGACCCAGGACGGACTTCCTGCCTCGCCCCCGCACCCGCCCTGTGCCGCCGCCGTCCCCAGGAGAGCCAGACCCACCGTCGCCATCACGCCTCGCATGGGGCCAGCCTACCCGCCCCGCACGTCGAAGGTGCCCGAGCGCAGCAGCGCGGCCTCGCCCTCTCCGAAGGGACTGTGCGCCCGCGACCAACGCACCGCCGTCCCGATGTCATAGGTCACGGCGCGGAAGTCTGCGGTCCAGCGCCCCGAACGGCACTCCAGCAGGGTCCAGCGGGCGCGAGGATCGCCGTCTACCTGATCGCTGACGGCCCCGGCGTTCACGACCAGCGTGTCCCCTACCCGCGTCGCGCCGGGACGATGGGTGTGGCCGCACAGGACCACCTCAGCCGCGAGGGGGGCGACGAGGGCACCCAGTTCGCGGGGCTCGCGGGCACGGTAAAAGCCCCCGCCTGCCGCGTCCGATTGCCAGACCCACAGCAGGCTGTCCCAGGCGCTTTCCGGCGTGCCGTGGCAGGCAAAGACGCGGCCACCCAGCGTGCGGGCGGTCAGGGGCAGGGCCGCCAGCCGCGCCCGCGTCGCCGCGTCCAGTTGCGTCTCCAGCCACGCGCCGTACTCGCGGGCGAGGGGCGAGCGCCGACCGCCCGGCCAGAACTTCTCCTCGTTGTTGCCGCGCACCTCCAGCGCCCCGGCCCGCGCCAGTTCGTGCTGGAGGGCGGCGGCGCGGGCGGGGTCGGCCGATCCCTCCACCTGATCGCCCAGATTGATCACGAGGTCGGGCGACTCGGCCCGCACCTCCCGCAGCACCGCCTCCAGCGCCGGGGCATTGCCATGAACGTCGCTGAGAACGGCCAACCTCACCCGCGCAGGCTACCCCGTTCCCGGCCCCGGTAGCATGCGGCCCATGAGCATCCTTCCCGACTGGCGCATCCGCGAGCTGGCCCACGCGGGCATGATCACCCCCTTCGAGGACCGGCTGGTCCGCACCGCCGAGCAGGGCCACGTGATCAGCTACGGCCTGAGCAGCTTCGGGTACGACCTGCGCTGTGCCGACGAGTGGAAGGTGTTTACCAACGCGCACGGCAACACCATCGTGGACCCTAAGGCGTTCGACGAGCGGGCTTTTATCGACATCACGGCGCCGGAGATCATCATTCCACCGAACTCGTTTGTTTTGGCCCGCAGCGTGGAATATATGAAAATCCCGGAGAATGTCATGGTTGTCGCGCTGGGAAAAAGCACGTATGCCCGCGTGGGCATCGTGGCCAACGTGACGCCCCTTGAACCCGGCTGGGAAGGCCACGTCACGCTGGAATTCAGCAACACCACGCCCCTCCCCGCCAAGATGTATGCCTTCGAGGGCTGCGTGCAGCTCCTCTTTTTCGAGGGCGAGCGGCCCGAAGTCACCTACGGCGACCGGGGCGGCAAGTACCAGAGGCAGCAAGGTGTGACCCTGCCCCGGCTGTGATTCGCCCGCGCACCCTGGCCGACCTCGCCGCGCTGGAGCGGGCGCTGCGGGCGGTGCATGAGGGGGACGGGTACCCGACGGTCTGGCCGCACGACCCCGGGGCGTTTCTGAGCCCGCCGTCGGTGGGCGCGTGGGCGGCCGAGGCACAGGGGCAGGTGGTGGGGCAGGTCATCCTGCGCCCGGTCCCCGACTCCACCCCCGGCTGGGTGACGGCCACCGGACTCGCGGTTCCGGAGGTGCTGATCGTCTCCCGGCTCTTCGTCGCTCCGGGAGCGCGGGGGCAGGGGCTGGCGCGGAGGCTCTTGCACGCTGCCTGGCAGGAGGCGCGGGAGCGCGGCAAACAGGCCGTTCTCGACGTTCATCACCGGAATCTGGGGGCCGTCCGGCTCTACGAGGCCGAGGGGTGGAGACGCGTCGCCACGGTGGGCGGCGACTGGACCGACCCGGACGGCACGGTTCCCCAGGTCCACGTGTATGTCGCGCCGAGTCCTGCCGCGCCATCTCTAAACCCGACTTGAGGTTTTCTGCGGCTCCTTCCCCACCTGGGCTGTCAGGCTCGGGACATGCCAGACCAGGACGACAAGAACAAGGGCCACACCAGCCAGCCCGGCGAGTACGAGCGCAACGGGCAGGAAGTCCACGAGCGTGACAAGGACGGCAAGCCCTCCTTCAAGGGGGTCAACGACCGTGAGGCCAAAGGTGCCCGCAACACCGAGCACGACGGCCACAAGGAGTCCAAGGACGTTGAGGAAGCCCGCAGCGTCCCCGCGAGCAACCAGGGCTGAACGCGGTCACGCCGGGGGCCAGGCTCATGGGTCTGGCCCTTCTTCATGCCGGACTGGAGGGCTCTCCATGACCACCGAAGCCTCTTGCCCCACCCCCGGCGTGCTGGCCCTCGCGGCGCTGTTCGTCGGGGCAGGCATCCTGCATTTCGTCTCCCCGCGCCCCTTCGACCGGATCGTGCCGCCGGGGCTGCCCTTCCCCGCCCGGACAGCCACCCTGCTCAGCGGCGCGGCGGAGGTCGCGGGTGGGCTGGGGCTGCTGCACCCGGTCACCCGGCCTGCGGCCCGCTGGGGCCTGCTCGCACTGCTGGTCGCCGTCTTTCCGGCGAACGTCGATATGGCGCAGCACCCCGAGCGCTTTCAGCCCCTGCCGGGGTGGGCGCTGTGGGCACGCTTGCCCCTTCAGCCGCTGCTGATGTGGGCGGTCTGGCGGGCCGGACGCCGCCGACTGGAATAAGGAAGCCGCCCACCTCTCAACGGGTGGGCGGCTTCCCAGGAAGGTCTTACGTGGTGCGCGGGGGCTGGGGAACCTGAAGGTCGCGGACTTTTTGTCTGGGCACGCTGATCACGCCGAGCTTCGGCAGAACCCAGCGGTCCAGGCCCCACCATCCGGCCACCCGCCACGCCAGCACCAGCCAGGTCGCCAGGATGAACAGCAGAGGGTTGCTCGACAGGGTGCCCGCAAGCAGGAAGTTGGCGTTCATCAGGCCGCCGAAGAAGGCGGCGATGCCCGTCAGCAGGCCCAGGATCAGGGCGATGCCCACCGCCGTCTCCCCAAAGGCGACGAGGTAGGAGAACAGGGTCGCGTTGGGCAGGGCGACGTTCTCGATAAACGAGCCGTACCAGCCCGACACCGAGGGCCGCTCGCCCGTGGTCTTGGCCAGGGCACCTTGCAGGAAGCCCGTGACGGCGGTTCCGGCCTGTGGGCCGACCCAGGCCGGGTCGGTGACCTTGTGCCAACCGGCGTTCAGCCACTGCCAGCCGACGTAGATGCGCAGCAGAGCCCACAGGGGCGCGAGGCGGGTGTCGGCGAAGAGAAACTGCGAGATGCCGGGCTCGGTGACGATGCGGGTGGGAGCAGATGCCTGGGCAGTCATGAGCGTCCTCCTGAAACCGGGGAATGGGGGGCCAGTCGATCAGGGAGATTGGTCCGACTCGGAACCAACCTGTGTGGACAGGTTCGCCCGGCCCCATTACGGCCCCATTACGTCCCGGCAGTGAGCGGCTCCAGAGCCCCCCGCAAGTCGGGCGGCAACGGCACGGGCCGTCTTGTCTCCCGGTCCACGTACACGTGCACGAAATGCCCCTGGGCACAGGCCGTATCCTCCCCCTCCCGGAACACGGCCAACTCATACCGCACGCTGCTGCGCCCCAAGTGCGCCACGCGCACGCCCACGCTGAGGAGGTCCGGGAAGGCCGCCGGGGCGAAAAAGGCGCACCCCGTCTCCACGACCAGCCCGATGACGGCCCCCGCCTGCACGTCCAGCGCCCCCCGTGCGGCGAGGTAGCTGTTCACGGCGGTGTCGAAATACGCGTAATAGGTGACGTTGTTGACGTGCCCGTACACGTCGTTGTCGGCCCAGCGGGTCGGGGTGGGGTGGTGGTGGGGGTAGCGGGCGCGGCCATGCGGGGCGGGGCGGGTCATGCGGGCAGCGTACCGGAGCCGTTCGGGGGCCAGAGCTGTTCGGGGGGCAGGGACGACCCGGCCGGACCGGGACGCCCCCGCGTTAGATTGCCCGCATGAGCAAGGCAGACACTCTGGTCATTACGGCGGCGCGGCGCACGCCCATCGGCAGCTTTCTGGGCACCCTCGCGGACGTCTCGGCGGTGGACCTCGGCGTGACGGCGACGCGGGCGATTCTGGAGGGCGTGAACCCGGACGAGGTCGCGGACGTGATCGTCGGCAACGTGTTGCAAGCCGGGCAGGGCATGAACGTGGCGCGGCAGATCGCCATCAAGTCGGGCCTGCCGCAGCATGTGCCGGGGCAGACGGTCAACCGGGTGTGCGGGTCGGGCCTGCAGGCGGTCGTGAGCGCCGTGCAGGGCCTAAAATCGGGCGACGGCCAGCTCTACCTCGCGGGCGGCACCGAGAGCATGAGCGGCGCCCCCTTCCTGCTTCCCCGCGCCCGGCAGGGCTACCGCCTGGGGCACGCGCAGGCGATCGACTCCATCCTCTCGGACGGCCTGACCGACGTGTTCCACGACGTGCACATGGGCATCACCGCCGAGAACATCGCCGAGGACTGGAACCTCTCGCGCGAGGAGCAGGACGCCTTCGCGGTGGAAAGCCAGCGCCGGGCGGCGGCGGCCATCGAGTCGGGGGCCTTCGTGGACGAGGTCGTGCCGGTGGAGGTTCCCGGCAAGAAGGGGCCGACCCTGTTCGAGAAAGACGAGTACGTGCGCCCCGGCACCACTGCCGAGACGCTGGCAAAGCTCAAGCCCGCCTTCAAGAAGGGCGGCACGGTGACCGCCGGAAACGCCTCGGGCCTCAACGACGGCGCGGCGATGCTGGCCGTGACCACCGAGGGCTACGCGCAGGCGAACGGCCTGCCCATCCTGGCCGAGATCACGAGCTACGCGGCGATCGGCGTGGACCCCCGCATCATGGGGATTGGCCCAGCGAAGGCGGTGCCCGTCGCGCTGGAACGGGCAGGCATGGGCGTGGGTGACGTGGACCTCTTCGAGCTGAACGAGGCCTTTGCCGCCCAGAGCCTCGCGGTGGTGCGGGACCTCGGCGTGGACCCCGCGCAGGTCAACGTGACGGGCGGGGCCATCGCGCTGGGGCACCCCATCGGGGCGTCGGGCGCCCGCGTCCTCGTGACCCTGATTCACGCGCTGCGCCGCTCGGGCAAGGAGACCGGGGTCGCCAGCCTGTGCATCGGCGGCGGCATGGGGATCGCGATGGTGGTGCGGGCGCGGAGCTGACGCCGGAAGTACGCGGGGCGGAAGGGGCCATGTCCGGCCAGCTTCCGCCCCGCACCCGTTGCGCAGCCTACTCGCCGGAGTCGCCCAGCCGCAGCCGCAGGGCCAGCCCCGGCGCGGTCCGGCGCAGGTGTCCCAGGAGCGCCGCGATCAACAGCACCAGAGACGACATTTCCAGCAGCTCCTCCACGGCGATCAGCGACACCATCTGAAGCTGCGCCGCCCGGCCCAGGCCCTCTCCCGCCGCTCCCGCCTCGATGCGGGCCTCGAAGACTTCCAGGCCCAGCGCCCCCAGCACGTACAA
This region of Deinococcus sp. HSC-46F16 genomic DNA includes:
- a CDS encoding thioesterase family protein yields the protein MTRPAPHGRARYPHHHPTPTRWADNDVYGHVNNVTYYAYFDTAVNSYLAARGALDVQAGAVIGLVVETGCAFFAPAAFPDLLSVGVRVAHLGRSSVRYELAVFREGEDTACAQGHFVHVYVDRETRRPVPLPPDLRGALEPLTAGT
- a CDS encoding metallophosphoesterase family protein; the encoded protein is MRLAVLSDVHGNAPALEAVLREVRAESPDLVINLGDQVEGSADPARAAALQHELARAGALEVRGNNEEKFWPGGRRSPLAREYGAWLETQLDAATRARLAALPLTARTLGGRVFACHGTPESAWDSLLWVWQSDAAGGGFYRAREPRELGALVAPLAAEVVLCGHTHRPGATRVGDTLVVNAGAVSDQVDGDPRARWTLLECRSGRWTADFRAVTYDIGTAVRWSRAHSPFGEGEAALLRSGTFDVRGG
- a CDS encoding acetyl-CoA C-acetyltransferase, which codes for MSKADTLVITAARRTPIGSFLGTLADVSAVDLGVTATRAILEGVNPDEVADVIVGNVLQAGQGMNVARQIAIKSGLPQHVPGQTVNRVCGSGLQAVVSAVQGLKSGDGQLYLAGGTESMSGAPFLLPRARQGYRLGHAQAIDSILSDGLTDVFHDVHMGITAENIAEDWNLSREEQDAFAVESQRRAAAAIESGAFVDEVVPVEVPGKKGPTLFEKDEYVRPGTTAETLAKLKPAFKKGGTVTAGNASGLNDGAAMLAVTTEGYAQANGLPILAEITSYAAIGVDPRIMGIGPAKAVPVALERAGMGVGDVDLFELNEAFAAQSLAVVRDLGVDPAQVNVTGGAIALGHPIGASGARVLVTLIHALRRSGKETGVASLCIGGGMGIAMVVRARS
- a CDS encoding TQO small subunit DoxD: MTAQASAPTRIVTEPGISQFLFADTRLAPLWALLRIYVGWQWLNAGWHKVTDPAWVGPQAGTAVTGFLQGALAKTTGERPSVSGWYGSFIENVALPNATLFSYLVAFGETAVGIALILGLLTGIAAFFGGLMNANFLLAGTLSSNPLLFILATWLVLAWRVAGWWGLDRWVLPKLGVISVPRQKVRDLQVPQPPRTT
- the dcd gene encoding dCTP deaminase, with the protein product MSILPDWRIRELAHAGMITPFEDRLVRTAEQGHVISYGLSSFGYDLRCADEWKVFTNAHGNTIVDPKAFDERAFIDITAPEIIIPPNSFVLARSVEYMKIPENVMVVALGKSTYARVGIVANVTPLEPGWEGHVTLEFSNTTPLPAKMYAFEGCVQLLFFEGERPEVTYGDRGGKYQRQQGVTLPRL
- a CDS encoding GNAT family N-acetyltransferase; protein product: MIRPRTLADLAALERALRAVHEGDGYPTVWPHDPGAFLSPPSVGAWAAEAQGQVVGQVILRPVPDSTPGWVTATGLAVPEVLIVSRLFVAPGARGQGLARRLLHAAWQEARERGKQAVLDVHHRNLGAVRLYEAEGWRRVATVGGDWTDPDGTVPQVHVYVAPSPAAPSLNPT